A region of Dioscorea cayenensis subsp. rotundata cultivar TDr96_F1 chromosome 5, TDr96_F1_v2_PseudoChromosome.rev07_lg8_w22 25.fasta, whole genome shotgun sequence DNA encodes the following proteins:
- the LOC120259975 gene encoding uncharacterized protein LOC120259975 encodes MGLIEVVRGAEKTIISSPLGLDTILLMDMVKRVEPSMYVFVFPSPDESEDESDESKGSQPAPPPHQNPMETDAHPVAFEAPPTHDLEAGNTQSSSCSSGNVRLKTDPAWDHFNVSNNAQGKKIFSCLYCGSKYQGVGINRMKYHLACIRGIIAACKKVPDDVRKQMAGFLTSSKQKEKDSFDDAYEEVEEDDVQEFNPLMKSQQRTTTIEKSLAKRKAKDSIEKFMVPRTTPESQQGIKSAFANKQAIQKAHMAFARWFYDSCIPFNALKSPYFQVAQDVIAGIGYGYKGPSYNAMRIHLLKNCKKECQVLVDNFRSNWASSGCTIMGYGWSDQRQRTLINFLVYCPNGISFIKSVDASDIVKDATNLMNLLSEIVEWVGPSNVVHLVTDNASNYVAAGRLLHEKYNHIYWSPCAAHCLNLILRDIEKMDHMVDLASRASKVTIFMYNHIYLFSWLRKRLGWKEIVRLGATRFATVFITLKSIYDHKHDLQALVTDKYYTCHRLTKSAIGKLDCSIILDNKFWDDCLLMVKIAAPIIKLLRIVDADEKPSLGYVYEGMLRIRKGIMSIFRDKQRLYDPYIKIVDERWDKHFRNIHAAAYFLNPAFLYDESTFVETPEVMQGLLDLLEQRSICSNSEKVMKEIKIYRDRLGSFSRESPLSASKNMQPVEDECPLKLDYEEIMDDNVYGDDAIPIFDDRHGQDDVDIQEEVNLQDFGDVGGDVGGHASFDQRFDGNDDINLSFDRSSWT; translated from the exons ATGGGATTGATTGAGGTGGTTCGAGGAGCAGAAAAGACTATCATTTCTTCTCCCCTTGGACTAGACACTATACTACTGATGGACATGGTGAAGAGGGTTGAACCTAGCatgtatgtttttgtttttccttctcCAGATGAGTCTGAGGATGAGAGTGATGAGTCCAAGGGTTCCCAACCAGCACCCCCGCCACATCAGAACCCCATGGAGACTGATGCTCACCCAGTAGCTTTTGAGGCCCCTCCGACACAT GATCTAGAGGCCGGCAATACACAATCTTCTAGTTGTTCAAGTGGCAATGTTCGTTTGAAGACTGATCCTGCTTGGGACCATTTTAATGTGTCTAATAATGCACAAGGAAAAAAGATTTTCTCATGCCTTTATTGTGGATCAAAATATCAAGGTGTTGGAATTAATAGAATGAAGTATCACCTAGCTTGCATTCGGGGAATTATTGCGGCTTGTAAAAAAGTTCCCGATGATGTTCGCAAGCAAATGGCGGGGTTTCTTActtcatcaaaacaaaaggagaaaGATTCATTTGATGATGCAtatgaagaagttgaagaagatgatgttcaAGAATTTAATCCTCTAATGAAGTCACAACAAAGGAcaacaacaatagaaaaatCTTTGGCAAAACGGAAGGCCAAGGATTCCATTGAAAAATTTATGGTTCCAAGGACAACCCCAGAGTCTCAACAAGGAATCAAGAGTGCATTTGCGAACAAGCAAGCAATTCAAAAGGCACATATGGCTTTTGCACGGTGGTTTTATGATTCATGCATTCCATTTAATGCATTGAAGTCACCTTATTTTCAGGTAGCGCAAGATGTCATTGCTGGGATTGGATATGGATATAAAGGCCCATCTTATAATGCTATGAGGATTCATTTACTAAAGAATTGTAAAAAGGAATGTCAGGTGCTTGTTGATAACTTTAGAAGCAATTGGGCTAGTTCTGGATGCACGATTATGGGTTATGGTTGGAGTGATCAAAGACAAAgaactttgatcaattttttggtGTATTGTCCTAATGGCATATCCTTCATAAAATCTGTTGATGCATCGGATATCGTTAAGGATGCCacaaatttgatgaatttgttaTCAGAGATTGTGGAATGGGTTGGGCCTTCAAATGTTGTACATTTGGTGACAGATAATGCTAGTAATTATGTTGCCGCAG GAAGACTattgcatgaaaaatataatcacatttATTGGTCTCCTTGTGCTGCACATTGcctaaatttgattttgagagACATTGAGAAGATGGATCATATGGTTGACCTTGCCTCACGGGCTTCTAAGGTAACCATTTTTATGTACaaccatatttatttgtttagttgGTTAAGAAAAAGGTTGGGTTGGAAAGAAATTGTGCGCCTGGGAGCAACTCGTTTCGCTACCGTTTTTATCACTCTAAAAAGCATTTATGATCACAAACATGATTTGCAAGCTTTGGTGACCGACAAATACTATACTTGTCATAGATTGACCAAATCGGCCATTGGTAAATTGGATTGTTCTATTATTTTGGACAACAAATTTTGGGATGATTGCTTGTTGATGGTGAAAATAGCAGCTCCAATAATTAAGCTACTTCGTATTGTGGATGCCGATGAGAAGCCTTCTCTTGGTTATGTTTATGAGGGGATGCTTAGAATTCGTAAAGGAATCATGTCTATCTTTAGAGACAAGCAAAGGTTGTATGATCCTTACATCAAAATTGTTGATGAAAGATGGGATAAACATTTTCGCAACATTCATGCGGCCGCCTATTTTCTCAACCCGGCTTTTTTATATGATGAAAGCACATTTGTAGAAACTCCAGAAGTAATGCAAGGCCTACTTGACTTGTTAGAGCAAAGAAGCATATGTAGCAATAGTGAGAAGGTGATGAAGGAGATCAAAATATATCGAGATCGATTAGGGAGTTTTAGTCGTGAATCCCCTTTGTCGGCATCTAAAAATATGCAACCAG TGGAAGATGAATGTCCTCTCAAActtgattatgaagaaatcatGGATGATAATGTTTATGGAGATGATGCTATTCCTATATTTGATGATCGTCATGGTCAAG ATGATGTGGATatccaagaagaagtaaatttgCAAGATTttggtgatgttggtggtgaTGTTGGTGGCCATGCAAGCTTTGATCAAAGatttgatggaaatgatgatattaatttgagttttgatcGAAGTTCATGGACCTAA